The proteins below are encoded in one region of Brachyspira hampsonii:
- a CDS encoding arginine--tRNA ligase, with amino-acid sequence MLKKFISNILKEALKEYLKNTDIENIESYIEIGYAVDDKFGDYACPAAMRLAKVLKKNPLEIANEIAEKIDKKYFEKIEAAKPGFINLTLSYNYINECINNLINNDDYGKNTAEDKKKILIEYVSANPTGPLHIGHGRWAAIGSALSNILKYAGHEVYQEFYVNDAGEQITKLNESVKAVKEGREIPEDGYHGEYIKDIAKQDGVPKDIILESQKKLLERFGTHMDNYASELKIREGGELEKTMDFLDKEGLLFEEDNAVWFRSTKYGDDKDRVVKKSNGTYTYFAPDITYHKNKIDRGYHYLIDILGADHHGYVPRITAAVRAVSKDTASLKVILGQLVRLYRGNELVRMSKRTGDMISLEDVIDEIGVDPTRYFLLMRSYSSSLDFDLELAKKKDNDNPVYYVQYAYARICNIFFKLEEKNMSYDDNKTFDISKIANESSLKLAKMILRFPDEINEAAKSLEVYTLINYTYEIAGALHRFYYDNIVLEENEEIRQERLTLIKAVKKILGICFDIIGITKIERMWSEE; translated from the coding sequence ATGCTTAAAAAATTTATCTCAAATATCCTAAAAGAGGCTTTAAAAGAATATTTAAAAAATACTGATATTGAAAATATAGAATCTTATATAGAAATAGGATATGCAGTAGACGATAAATTCGGTGATTATGCTTGCCCTGCTGCTATGAGACTTGCTAAAGTATTAAAGAAAAACCCTTTAGAAATAGCAAATGAAATAGCTGAAAAAATAGATAAAAAATATTTTGAAAAAATAGAAGCAGCAAAACCGGGATTCATTAATTTAACTTTATCATATAACTATATAAATGAATGTATAAATAACCTTATTAATAATGATGACTACGGAAAAAATACAGCAGAAGATAAAAAAAAGATATTAATAGAATATGTAAGTGCAAATCCAACAGGTCCTCTTCATATAGGGCATGGAAGATGGGCTGCTATTGGAAGTGCATTATCTAATATACTTAAATATGCAGGACATGAAGTTTATCAGGAGTTCTATGTTAATGATGCCGGCGAACAGATAACCAAATTAAATGAAAGTGTTAAAGCTGTAAAAGAAGGAAGAGAAATACCTGAAGACGGCTATCATGGCGAATACATAAAAGATATAGCCAAACAGGACGGAGTACCTAAGGATATTATATTAGAAAGTCAAAAAAAATTATTAGAGAGATTTGGCACCCACATGGACAATTACGCTTCCGAGTTAAAAATAAGAGAAGGCGGGGAATTAGAAAAAACTATGGACTTTCTTGACAAGGAAGGGCTTTTATTTGAAGAGGATAATGCTGTTTGGTTTAGAAGCACTAAATATGGTGATGATAAAGACAGAGTAGTTAAAAAAAGCAACGGAACATACACATACTTCGCTCCGGACATTACATATCATAAAAATAAAATCGACAGAGGATATCATTATTTAATAGATATATTAGGTGCTGATCATCATGGTTATGTACCTAGAATCACTGCTGCTGTTAGGGCTGTTAGTAAGGATACTGCTTCTTTGAAAGTTATACTAGGACAGTTAGTTCGTCTTTACAGAGGAAATGAACTTGTTAGAATGAGTAAAAGAACAGGAGATATGATTAGTCTTGAAGATGTTATTGATGAGATCGGAGTTGATCCTACTAGATATTTTCTTCTTATGCGTTCTTATTCTAGTTCGCTTGATTTTGATTTGGAGCTTGCTAAGAAAAAGGATAATGATAATCCTGTTTATTATGTTCAATATGCTTATGCTAGAATTTGCAATATTTTCTTTAAATTAGAAGAAAAAAATATGTCTTATGATGATAATAAGACTTTTGATATTTCAAAAATTGCTAATGAAAGCTCTTTAAAACTTGCTAAAATGATACTAAGATTTCCTGATGAAATAAATGAAGCGGCTAAATCTTTAGAAGTTTATACTCTTATTAATTATACTTATGAAATAGCTGGTGCATTGCATAGATTCTACTATGATAATATTGTACTAGAAGAAAATGAAGAAATAAGGCAGGAAAGACTCACTCTAATTAAAGCTGTTAAAAAAATACTTGGTATATGCTTTGATATAATAGGAATAACTAAAATAGAGAGAATGTGGTCTGAAGAATAA
- a CDS encoding VIT1/CCC1 transporter family protein: protein MSNNISKNTMKLLLEMQQNEVTEHAVYLNLIKFVKKEDDRKILESIAKEEYAHSKILEKYTNKKLKPQRLKVLKYFILSFILGYTFVIKIMEGGEKNAENIYSKIVSEVPDAKKIAFDEDEHENKLISILDEDRLKYAGSMVLGLSDALVEISGTLAGLSFALQNNKLVALSGIITGISATLSMASSEYLSAKAEGDKNAFKSCSYTGIMYLITVTLLILPYLIFPSNHYLYALITMLCIVVFIIFFFTYYISVAKSLPFKKRFIEMAGISLTVAGISFLIGLLVKQFLGIDI, encoded by the coding sequence ATGAGTAATAATATTTCTAAAAACACTATGAAGCTTTTATTAGAGATGCAGCAAAATGAGGTAACGGAGCATGCTGTTTATTTAAATCTTATAAAGTTTGTGAAGAAAGAAGATGATAGAAAAATATTAGAAAGTATAGCAAAAGAAGAATATGCTCATTCAAAAATACTAGAGAAATATACAAATAAAAAATTAAAGCCTCAAAGATTAAAAGTATTAAAATATTTTATATTAAGTTTCATTTTAGGATACACATTCGTAATAAAGATAATGGAAGGCGGTGAGAAAAATGCTGAGAATATTTATTCAAAAATAGTATCAGAAGTGCCTGATGCCAAGAAAATAGCTTTTGATGAAGATGAGCATGAAAATAAACTCATATCCATACTAGATGAGGACAGGCTTAAATATGCAGGTTCTATGGTTTTGGGCTTAAGCGATGCTTTAGTAGAGATAAGCGGTACATTAGCAGGTTTAAGTTTTGCTTTGCAAAATAACAAATTAGTGGCATTATCTGGAATTATAACAGGTATATCTGCTACATTATCAATGGCTTCCTCTGAGTATTTATCCGCTAAAGCTGAAGGCGATAAAAACGCTTTTAAATCATGTTCATATACAGGAATAATGTATTTAATAACAGTAACACTCTTAATACTGCCTTATCTCATTTTTCCAAGCAATCACTATTTATATGCTTTGATTACTATGCTTTGTATAGTTGTATTTATAATATTTTTCTTTACATACTATATATCTGTTGCTAAAAGCCTTCCTTTCAAAAAGAGATTCATAGAGATGGCTGGGATTAGTTTAACAGTTGCTGGGATAAGTTTTTTAATAGGTCTTTTAGTGAAGCAGTTTTTAGGTATTGATATTTAA
- a CDS encoding DMT family transporter: protein MINDSNNNIKLGSLFIIFSALSFSIMEIAVKISGSNIPVMEQVFARNFITLFISAFVMIRDREKLFPSKSNILSIVCRSVSGYLGIICYFYAANNMVLADASVLQKTSPFWSSFFAFILIKEKVLKIQWLGMIIAAIGSIFIIKPTMNSNVFPAVVALSAAMFAGISYAIIGSLKGKESSSLIIFYFSLFSCIFSLFFVKSFVIPNLFEVLLLLLIGIFAGFGQFFLTIAYKKAPVSAVSIYNYTGVIFSYIFSVFLFKERVDFYSFIGMILTIFAALLVYFYKNRIYIKN, encoded by the coding sequence ATGATTAATGATTCAAATAATAATATAAAATTAGGTTCTTTATTTATAATATTTTCTGCTCTTTCATTCAGTATAATGGAAATAGCAGTAAAAATTTCAGGCTCAAATATACCAGTAATGGAACAGGTTTTTGCCCGCAATTTTATAACATTGTTTATAAGTGCTTTTGTTATGATTAGAGATAGAGAAAAACTATTTCCAAGTAAAAGCAATATTTTATCAATAGTATGCAGGAGTGTTTCTGGATATTTAGGTATTATATGCTATTTTTATGCTGCGAATAATATGGTTCTTGCCGATGCATCAGTACTTCAGAAAACATCGCCTTTTTGGTCTAGTTTTTTTGCTTTTATTTTAATTAAGGAAAAGGTTCTGAAAATACAGTGGCTTGGAATGATTATTGCTGCAATAGGCTCTATATTCATAATAAAGCCTACTATGAACTCAAATGTATTTCCTGCTGTAGTGGCTTTGTCTGCTGCTATGTTTGCGGGTATATCTTATGCTATAATAGGATCTTTGAAAGGAAAAGAGAGCAGTTCTTTAATAATATTTTATTTTTCTTTGTTTTCATGTATATTTTCATTATTCTTTGTGAAAAGTTTTGTCATTCCTAATTTGTTTGAAGTGTTATTACTTTTGCTTATAGGAATATTCGCAGGATTTGGGCAGTTCTTTTTAACTATAGCATATAAAAAAGCACCTGTTTCTGCTGTAAGTATATATAATTATACAGGGGTAATATTTTCATATATTTTCAGTGTATTTTTATTTAAAGAAAGGGTAGATTTTTATTCTTTTATAGGAATGATTCTTACAATATTTGCTGCATTATTAGTTTATTTTTATAAAAATAGAATTTATATTAAAAATTAA
- a CDS encoding histidine kinase — MKQNFYINSKLKDLISNIIYDVQNYNNIISKYIDIERCANNYCSESRATIVRQSILINRTMEALNDFNDINSDSFKLNMNFENISIIINEALDDIFDLFKSKRIKITLNDKILKECIVLMDRDKIKRSILNVFTFIYNIIKVNTSMDITYNLINYDDDKEFLLINGIDGISKKDEKTLDLNEECIDISITFKSDDIPNDIKRMLFKTPLISYDNFNFNNLYLYTAYRTIKEHYGNIWFESVRNEQRINIILPAKNKL, encoded by the coding sequence ATGAAACAAAATTTTTATATAAATAGCAAATTAAAAGATTTAATTTCAAATATAATTTACGATGTTCAAAATTATAATAATATAATATCTAAATATATAGATATAGAAAGATGTGCCAATAATTATTGCAGCGAATCAAGAGCAACAATAGTAAGACAATCTATTCTAATAAATAGAACTATGGAAGCTTTAAATGACTTTAATGATATAAACTCTGATTCTTTTAAACTCAATATGAATTTTGAAAATATATCTATTATTATAAATGAAGCTTTAGATGATATATTTGATTTATTTAAATCTAAAAGAATTAAAATAACATTAAATGATAAAATATTGAAAGAATGCATAGTTTTAATGGATAGAGATAAGATAAAGAGAAGTATTCTTAATGTATTTACTTTTATTTACAATATAATAAAAGTGAATACATCAATGGATATAACATATAATTTAATTAATTATGATGATGATAAAGAATTTTTATTAATAAATGGAATTGATGGTATAAGTAAAAAAGATGAGAAAACACTTGATTTAAATGAAGAATGCATAGATATATCTATAACATTTAAAAGCGATGATATACCTAATGATATAAAAAGAATGCTTTTTAAAACCCCTTTAATATCTTATGATAATTTCAATTTTAATAATTTATATCTATATACTGCCTATAGAACAATAAAAGAACATTATGGTAATATATGGTTTGAATCAGTAAGAAATGAGCAGAGAATTAATATAATATTGCCGGCTAAGAATAAGTTATGA
- a CDS encoding helix-turn-helix domain-containing protein: MNYVLGYILLIAYLFSFIIGFSSILFSIIYYIIERVAWLKYYIIFLFTFSLLLMIRAVKILSFLTVPYFMSNNIFNTLYFFSFSVAMSLMLYFIPAFLYRFLNIKWNLKQNIIYITISIIHFILSILGILIKFDIYIISGIIFYISIIIIFIIGAVNYKNIKDKTVKLIVKILGLITIIIYPVLIYQLIIYRIEAADMGSMDITLVLFYIWWNLVILGYLSWYFINMVNNKISNNNINSENAIEDDIKYNNTEKREIDVNLTKREKEILSYLLDGKTNKEVSLILSISLNTVNNHVANIYEKSGVKNRVELVNKFSKK; the protein is encoded by the coding sequence ATGAATTATGTATTAGGATATATTCTCTTAATTGCCTATTTATTTTCTTTTATAATAGGTTTTTCTTCAATACTTTTCTCTATTATTTATTATATAATAGAAAGGGTTGCATGGCTTAAATATTATATAATATTTTTATTCACTTTTTCTCTTCTTCTTATGATAAGGGCTGTAAAAATTTTAAGTTTTTTAACAGTTCCATATTTCATGTCTAATAATATATTTAATACATTATACTTTTTTAGTTTTTCTGTAGCTATGTCATTAATGCTTTATTTTATACCGGCATTTTTATATAGATTTTTAAATATAAAATGGAATCTAAAACAAAATATTATATATATAACTATATCAATAATTCATTTTATTTTGAGTATATTGGGAATATTGATAAAGTTTGATATTTATATTATAAGCGGTATTATTTTTTATATTTCTATAATTATAATATTTATAATAGGGGCAGTAAATTATAAGAATATAAAAGACAAGACTGTAAAATTAATAGTAAAGATACTTGGACTTATAACTATAATAATATATCCGGTTCTTATATATCAGCTTATTATTTATAGAATTGAAGCAGCTGATATGGGGTCTATGGATATCACATTGGTATTATTTTATATATGGTGGAATTTAGTTATACTTGGCTATTTATCTTGGTATTTTATCAATATGGTTAATAATAAAATATCAAATAATAATATTAATAGTGAAAATGCTATAGAAGATGATATTAAGTATAATAACACAGAAAAAAGAGAAATAGATGTAAATTTAACTAAAAGAGAGAAAGAGATACTGTCTTATCTTCTTGACGGCAAAACTAATAAAGAGGTATCATTAATATTAAGTATATCTCTTAACACAGTAAATAACCATGTGGCCAACATATATGAGAAATCAGGAGTAAAGAATAGGGTAGAGTTAGTGAATAAATTTTCTAAAAAATAG
- a CDS encoding flagellar biosynthesis anti-sigma factor FlgM — protein MTIDKIGGTSNIQQKSNVKYNEKVSKMCSDRIEISNESRLALQNEKLMNIIKEAPDVREEKIAEAKKRLELYMQDGALREEVLNSLANSIIDSMPIE, from the coding sequence ATGACAATTGATAAAATAGGCGGCACATCAAATATACAACAAAAATCTAATGTTAAGTATAATGAAAAAGTTTCTAAAATGTGTTCAGATAGAATAGAAATTTCTAATGAATCAAGATTAGCTTTGCAAAATGAAAAATTAATGAATATCATCAAAGAAGCTCCAGATGTAAGAGAAGAAAAAATCGCAGAAGCTAAAAAAAGATTAGAATTATATATGCAAGATGGTGCATTAAGAGAAGAGGTGTTAAACTCTTTGGCTAATTCTATAATAGATTCTATGCCTATAGAATAA
- the rsmI gene encoding 16S rRNA (cytidine(1402)-2'-O)-methyltransferase: MENGVIYVVATPIGNMEDITIRALKILRNVNFILAEDTRVALKLLNFYNIKNKLFSYHSHSSEYRINEYINEILNGNSAAIISDAGTPCISDPGVSIIKSAIEKNIKIVPVGGISAFTSLLSVSGISGNTLFVGFLSNKSGKRRNQLKDLYNNQKTIIVIYESVYRVKECIEDIVNIFGEKTDIVIGREITKQFEQIIRSEAKNILDFFIDGSILTKGEFCIIIDNRKSKVCKANAENNLCKESDYDN; encoded by the coding sequence GTGGAAAATGGTGTCATATATGTAGTAGCTACTCCTATAGGAAATATGGAAGATATAACTATAAGAGCTTTGAAAATACTTAGAAATGTTAACTTTATATTGGCAGAAGATACAAGAGTTGCCCTAAAGCTCCTTAACTTTTATAATATAAAAAATAAATTATTTTCTTATCATAGCCATTCATCTGAATATAGAATCAATGAATATATAAATGAAATATTAAATGGAAATTCAGCTGCCATAATAAGCGATGCAGGAACTCCATGCATAAGTGATCCGGGTGTAAGTATTATAAAATCGGCTATAGAAAAAAATATAAAAATAGTTCCTGTAGGAGGAATATCAGCATTTACTTCTTTACTCTCAGTTTCAGGAATTTCAGGCAACACTTTATTTGTTGGCTTTCTTTCTAATAAATCAGGAAAAAGAAGAAATCAATTAAAAGACTTATACAATAATCAAAAAACAATAATAGTAATATATGAATCCGTTTATAGGGTCAAAGAATGCATAGAAGATATTGTTAACATATTCGGAGAAAAAACGGACATTGTTATCGGAAGAGAAATCACCAAACAATTCGAGCAAATAATCAGATCAGAGGCTAAAAATATCCTTGATTTTTTTATAGATGGTAGTATACTAACTAAAGGAGAATTTTGTATTATAATAGATAATAGAAAATCTAAAGTATGCAAGGCTAATGCCGAAAATAATCTATGTAAGGAGTCAGACTATGACAATTGA
- a CDS encoding radical SAM/SPASM domain-containing protein: MNKKVIDKIVWWIPFKNLRNSIRDLINTNYDKICNIENKISYIENKIYNDSENSTKEKYRMLIDKTANLLMNQENEEIKKKMFKENVHLIEIAISSYCNRKCWFCPNFIVDRQSKISELDEKLFLKLIMELKEIDYSGYITLHRYNETLYNKELVIKRIRQINENIPNSKVKIFTNGDYLDLEYLRILRNLNVKNILISYYYDALDRNTPFDIENIIKPGMDKLINKLNLNYNVIISTNNEYYLKLEYKDMEIIYKAQNFKNVATPRGNTVKDINLRKRVIQCFMPVISIQVDYDGNYTPCCELRSDIEEHKKYILGNIASDTVFDIYTNKKIADFRKDIFTIGDKKSVCYNCKQSEYNMPGYF, from the coding sequence ATGAATAAAAAAGTAATAGATAAAATAGTGTGGTGGATACCTTTTAAAAATTTAAGGAATTCTATTAGAGATTTAATTAATACAAATTATGATAAAATATGCAATATAGAAAATAAAATTTCATATATAGAAAATAAGATATATAATGATTCAGAAAACTCAACAAAAGAAAAATATAGAATGTTAATAGATAAAACTGCTAACTTATTAATGAATCAAGAAAATGAAGAAATAAAAAAAAAGATGTTTAAAGAAAACGTTCATTTAATTGAAATAGCTATATCATCATATTGCAATAGAAAATGTTGGTTTTGTCCTAATTTTATAGTAGATAGACAATCTAAAATTTCAGAACTAGATGAAAAATTATTTTTAAAATTAATAATGGAATTAAAAGAAATAGATTATTCCGGATACATTACTTTACATAGATATAATGAAACTCTTTACAATAAAGAATTAGTGATAAAAAGGATAAGACAAATAAATGAAAACATACCAAACTCAAAAGTAAAAATATTTACAAATGGTGATTATTTAGATTTAGAATATTTAAGAATATTAAGAAATTTAAATGTAAAAAATATTCTAATATCATACTATTATGATGCTTTAGATAGAAATACACCTTTTGATATAGAAAATATAATAAAACCAGGTATGGATAAATTAATAAATAAATTAAATTTAAACTATAATGTAATAATATCTACAAATAATGAATATTATTTAAAATTAGAATATAAAGATATGGAAATAATATATAAAGCACAAAATTTTAAAAATGTAGCAACTCCAAGAGGAAACACTGTAAAAGACATAAATTTAAGAAAGAGAGTTATTCAATGTTTTATGCCAGTAATATCTATACAAGTTGATTATGATGGAAATTACACACCTTGCTGTGAATTAAGAAGCGATATAGAAGAACATAAAAAATACATATTAGGTAATATAGCTTCTGATACTGTATTTGATATTTATACAAATAAAAAAATTGCTGATTTTAGAAAAGACATATTTACTATTGGTGATAAAAAAAGTGTTTGTTATAATTGCAAACAATCTGAATATAATATGCCTGGATATTTTTAG
- a CDS encoding iron-containing alcohol dehydrogenase produces the protein MSRFTIPRDLYYGDNAMEELKNLQGHKKAIIVTGGSSMKRGGFLDKCEKILKEAGLEVKIFDGVEPDPSIETVYKGAEAMREFNPDLIVALGGGSALDAAKAMWVFYEYPEKKFDDIKTPFTMPKLRKKAIFAAIPSTSGTASEVTAFSVITDYSTNIKYPLADFEITPDIAILDYSIPMTMPETVSADTGMDALTHSIEAYVASLRTDITDALAMKAIYMIVHNIEKAVKGDKEGRAKLHVAQCLAGMAFSNALLGIVHSLAHKTGAEFHITHGRCNAILLPYVIEYNSKVCADRFADIARMLKLSGNNDAELTASLVKKVKELNSKLGIKQTYKENGVTEEHFKQKCDSIVKNAVTDPCTGSNPRETDETNMRKVLEAAYYGNDVNF, from the coding sequence ATGTCAAGATTTACAATTCCTAGAGATTTATACTATGGCGATAATGCTATGGAGGAATTAAAAAACTTACAAGGTCATAAAAAGGCAATAATTGTTACTGGAGGCTCTTCTATGAAAAGAGGAGGCTTCCTTGATAAATGTGAAAAGATATTAAAAGAAGCTGGTTTGGAAGTGAAAATTTTTGATGGTGTTGAACCAGACCCTTCCATAGAAACAGTTTATAAGGGTGCTGAGGCTATGAGAGAGTTTAACCCAGATTTAATAGTAGCTTTAGGAGGAGGTTCTGCTCTTGATGCTGCTAAAGCCATGTGGGTTTTCTATGAATATCCTGAGAAAAAATTTGATGATATAAAAACTCCTTTTACTATGCCAAAACTTAGAAAAAAAGCTATATTTGCAGCTATACCTTCAACAAGCGGTACGGCTTCAGAAGTTACAGCTTTCTCAGTTATAACTGATTATTCTACAAATATTAAATATCCATTAGCTGACTTTGAAATTACACCAGATATTGCTATACTTGATTACTCAATACCTATGACAATGCCTGAAACAGTTTCTGCTGATACAGGTATGGATGCTCTTACTCACTCTATAGAAGCTTATGTTGCTTCACTTAGAACAGATATAACAGATGCTTTAGCTATGAAAGCAATATATATGATAGTGCATAATATAGAAAAAGCAGTTAAAGGAGATAAAGAAGGAAGAGCAAAACTTCATGTAGCTCAATGCTTAGCAGGGATGGCTTTTTCAAATGCTTTGCTTGGTATAGTTCACAGTTTAGCCCATAAAACAGGTGCAGAATTCCATATCACACATGGAAGATGCAATGCTATACTTCTTCCTTATGTTATAGAGTACAATTCAAAAGTCTGTGCTGACAGATTTGCTGATATAGCTAGAATGCTTAAACTTTCTGGTAATAATGATGCAGAACTTACAGCTTCATTAGTTAAAAAAGTAAAAGAATTAAATTCTAAATTAGGCATTAAACAAACTTATAAAGAAAATGGGGTAACAGAGGAACATTTCAAACAAAAATGTGATAGTATAGTTAAAAATGCTGTTACTGATCCTTGTACAGGTTCTAACCCGAGAGAAACAGATGAAACTAATATGAGAAAAGTATTAGAAGCAGCTTACTATGGAAATGATGTCAACTTTTAA
- a CDS encoding HEAT repeat domain-containing protein — protein sequence MRNIIICILLFTILINFEAFSESPTNEAPTTAPTISTNTSSGLINPEYEKAFKYGTPTQKISTIAKIKRTKNEADIAMLANHYPEEKNNRVKSEIINFFKQNKNDNAKAVIEYAIKDENDNVRKDAYYLCSIYPDIQYEVPIMSEISNASGLVLDSMVNALGAIKSEMAADYLLEIYTNNTAASSTKVEILRYFSETKNTKGEKICQNAAQNAGEPALVRYMGVVALGAYPSAENYEILQKLLAEDLPEITARVIYVLPEYSAYGDVKKDIIEAAKNDSDSVRIYAIKALSNYKSEPEIEELLIYRLKNDNSEAITMEIINLYKESAPTGNMYDAIKTLADSSASEKIKNLAKSVIGEDKDSSTATIEESLTGIKNESADNPN from the coding sequence ATGAGAAATATTATTATTTGCATTTTATTATTCACTATTTTAATTAATTTTGAAGCTTTTTCAGAAAGTCCTACAAATGAAGCTCCTACAACGGCACCTACTATTTCAACTAATACTTCATCAGGGCTTATAAATCCTGAATATGAAAAAGCTTTTAAATATGGAACTCCTACACAAAAAATATCAACTATAGCCAAAATAAAAAGAACTAAAAATGAAGCTGATATTGCAATGCTTGCTAATCATTATCCTGAAGAAAAAAATAACAGGGTTAAAAGCGAGATTATCAATTTCTTTAAGCAAAATAAGAATGATAATGCAAAAGCTGTAATAGAATATGCTATTAAAGATGAAAATGATAATGTTAGAAAAGATGCTTATTATTTATGCTCTATTTATCCGGATATTCAATACGAAGTACCTATAATGTCTGAAATTTCTAATGCTTCTGGGCTTGTATTAGATAGTATGGTAAATGCTTTGGGGGCTATAAAATCAGAGATGGCTGCGGATTATTTACTAGAAATATATACAAATAACACTGCTGCTTCAAGCACTAAAGTTGAAATATTGAGATACTTCAGCGAAACTAAAAATACTAAAGGTGAGAAGATCTGTCAGAATGCAGCTCAAAATGCTGGAGAGCCTGCTTTGGTTAGATATATGGGGGTTGTTGCATTGGGGGCTTATCCTAGTGCGGAAAATTATGAGATACTTCAGAAACTTCTTGCTGAAGATTTACCTGAAATTACTGCCAGAGTTATATATGTACTCCCTGAGTATAGTGCTTATGGCGATGTAAAAAAAGATATAATAGAAGCCGCTAAAAATGACAGCGATTCTGTACGAATTTATGCTATTAAAGCATTGTCTAATTATAAATCCGAACCTGAAATAGAGGAACTTCTTATTTATAGACTTAAAAATGATAATTCAGAAGCTATCACTATGGAAATAATTAATTTATATAAAGAATCTGCACCTACAGGAAATATGTATGATGCTATAAAAACATTAGCCGATTCATCTGCAAGCGAAAAAATAAAAAACCTTGCCAAATCTGTTATAGGTGAAGACAAAGATTCTTCAACTGCTACTATAGAAGAATCGCTAACAGGTATAAAAAACGAATCTGCTGATAACCCTAATTAA
- a CDS encoding OmpA family protein has translation MKKLLFIFSLLIFVIACKSTPTNTTPEDVVIADDPPAVEEEKPKPEEVVADTNMESDTQTLTSSSEELYLPVNTSIRDTERGRILETTPKVIFKFVETNMPASAEMSFNQVIEFLEKNPNVNIVLEAHTSNRGKAYPYNYNLSVVRAKNGKVYLLAKGIPSERVMESPLGEAIPEYPTQNELRRYEFVIIANDEDLVKYNTYISNLDVRKESTYQGN, from the coding sequence ATGAAAAAACTTTTATTTATTTTTAGTTTATTGATCTTTGTCATAGCATGTAAAAGTACGCCTACAAACACAACACCGGAAGATGTAGTTATAGCAGATGATCCTCCTGCAGTAGAAGAAGAAAAGCCGAAACCTGAAGAAGTGGTAGCTGATACAAATATGGAATCAGATACTCAAACATTGACATCTAGTTCTGAAGAGCTTTATCTTCCTGTAAATACTTCAATAAGAGATACTGAGAGAGGAAGAATTTTAGAAACTACACCAAAAGTAATATTCAAATTTGTAGAAACTAATATGCCTGCATCAGCAGAAATGTCATTCAATCAGGTAATAGAGTTTTTAGAGAAGAATCCTAATGTTAATATAGTTTTGGAAGCACATACAAGTAATAGAGGAAAAGCATATCCTTATAATTACAATCTTTCTGTTGTAAGAGCCAAAAATGGTAAGGTATACTTATTGGCTAAGGGTATTCCTTCAGAAAGAGTTATGGAAAGTCCGCTTGGTGAGGCTATTCCTGAATATCCTACTCAAAATGAGCTTAGAAGATATGAGTTTGTCATAATAGCCAATGATGAAGATTTAGTAAAGTATAATACTTATATTTCTAATTTGGATGTGAGAAAAGAAAGTACATATCAGGGAAACTGA